In a single window of the Zea mays cultivar B73 chromosome 5, Zm-B73-REFERENCE-NAM-5.0, whole genome shotgun sequence genome:
- the LOC103625944 gene encoding uncharacterized protein — MSITRLAAYVDPGTGVPLRRAILYVAVLLGSNLATFLFSSRYSSCATPPAATAAPKMATPGTTTVPEQLADLPLEFHAFAGPHALPYGRNPNWGTAELRPPVGHPCLAFPHLLAAFMSYPVNGSCPDDELHAQRLLLRGCEPLPRRRCRPAAPPDPAPPLPFPDALWSTPPDRSVHWSAYTCKSFRCLVDRARSPRFDDCKDCFDLDGGPERYRWVKPNATDKKRNPLNFSVDEVLLAASPPGSVRIGLDIGGGSGTFAVRMREHGVTVVATTVNLNGPFSSFVAARGVVPLYVSVAARLPFFDNTLDIVHSMHVLSGWIPPVALQFALFDVYRVLRPGGMFWLDHFFCGEAEMATYVGVVESIGFGKLRWVTGRKLDRGPDRKEMYLSALLDKPLKNSWRINSGNS; from the coding sequence ATGTCCATCACAAGGTTGGCCGCGTACGTGGACCCCGGCACCGGAGTCCCCCTCCGCCGCGCGATCCTTTACGTCGCCGTCCTCCTTGGCTCTAACCTGGCCACGTTCCTCTTCTCTTCCCGCTATTCTTCCTGTGCGACGCCTCCGGCCGCCACGGCGGCACCGAAAATGGCTACTCCAGGGACCACCACCGTCCCGGAGCAGCTGGCGGACCTCCCGCTGGAGTTCCACGCGTTCGCGGGGCCGCACGCGCTGCCGTATGGGCGCAACCCCAACTGGGGCACCGCCGAGCTGCGGCCGCCCGTGGGCCACCCGTGCCTGGCCTTCCCGCACCTGCTCGCCGCCTTCATGTCGTACCCTGTCAACGGCTCCTGCCCCGACGACGAGCTCCACGCGCAGCGGCTCCTTCTCCGCGGCTGCGAGCCCCTGCCGCGCCGACGCTGCCGCCCCGCCGCGCCGCCGGACCCGGCACCGCCACTGCCGTTCCCCGACGCGCTCTGGTCCACGCCGCCCGACCGCTCCGTCCACTGGTCCGCCTACACGTGCAAGTCCTTCCGCTGCCTCGTTGACCGCGCGCGCTCCCCGCGCTTCGACGACTGCAAGGACTGCTTCGACCTAGACGGCGGCCCGGAGCGGTACCGCTGGGTCAAGCCCAACGCCACAGACAAGAAGAGAAACCCGCTCAACTTCTCCGTCGACGAGGTGCTCTTGGCGGCGTCCCCGCCGGGATCCGTCCGCATCGGGCTCGACATCGGCGGCGGGTCCGGCACCTTCGCCGTGCGCATGCGCGAGCACGGCGTCACCGTGGTGGCCACCACCGTGAACCTCAACGGCCCCTTCAGCTCCTTCGTGGCCGCGCGCGGGGTCGTGCCGCTCTACGTGAGCGTCGCTGCGCGGCTGCCCTTCTTCGACAACACGCTGGACATCGTGCACTCCATGCACGTGCTCAGCGGCTGGATCCCGCCCGTCGCGCTGCAGTTCGCTCTGTTCGACGTGTACCGGGTGCTCCGGCCTGGCGGGATGTTCTGGCTTGACCACTTCTTCTGCGGGGAGGCGGAGATGGCGACGTACGTGGGTGTGGTGGAGAGCATCGGGTTCGGCAAGCTGAGGTGGGTGACGGGTAGGAAGCTCGACAGGGGACCGGACAGGAAGGAGATGTATCTCTCGGCGTTGCTGGACAAGCCGCTGAAGAACTCGTGGCGCATCAATTCCGGTAACTCTTGA